The Gemmatimonas sp. genome window below encodes:
- a CDS encoding sigma-70 family RNA polymerase sigma factor, whose protein sequence is MVSMNNEAVLLATVPREAQDAADRSDDRVARRAQFEREALVHLDALYSFALKLARSRDDAEDLVSDTLLRALERWEQYHLGTNIRAWLFTILYHVFVSRKRRIDAREVQQPEDTEGWALFEAVGEADPEGRFYDSFLDDEITRAIRSLPEEYRAAVVLSDLQGLRYAEIANALGVPEGTVKSRLFRGRRLLQRKLANYAVEMGYLKESVVRAVVTPNVTSVVST, encoded by the coding sequence ATGGTGAGCATGAATAACGAGGCGGTGCTGCTGGCGACCGTTCCGCGCGAGGCACAAGACGCGGCGGATCGGAGTGATGATCGCGTTGCCCGTCGCGCGCAGTTTGAACGTGAGGCGCTTGTGCATTTGGATGCGCTGTATTCGTTCGCGCTGAAACTCGCGCGCTCGCGCGACGACGCCGAGGATCTGGTGTCCGACACCTTGCTGCGCGCGCTCGAGCGGTGGGAGCAGTACCATCTCGGCACCAACATCCGCGCGTGGCTGTTCACCATTTTGTACCACGTGTTCGTGAGCCGGAAGCGTCGCATCGATGCGCGCGAAGTGCAGCAGCCGGAAGATACCGAGGGGTGGGCGCTGTTCGAGGCCGTCGGCGAGGCCGATCCGGAAGGGCGCTTTTATGACTCGTTCCTCGACGACGAGATCACACGCGCCATCCGCTCGCTTCCCGAGGAGTATCGGGCTGCGGTGGTGCTGAGCGATTTGCAGGGTCTGCGGTATGCCGAGATCGCCAATGCGCTCGGCGTGCCGGAAGGCACGGTGAAGTCGCGGTTGTTCCGCGGGCGTCGTCTGCTGCAGCGCAAGCTCGCCAACTACGCGGTTGAGATGGGCTACTTGAAGGAGTCGGTCGTGCGCGCGGTGGTCACACCCAACGTGACGTCAGTCGTCAGCACGTAA
- a CDS encoding TetR family transcriptional regulator C-terminal domain-containing protein: MAGLAHWTVRSYYHHTMSDRRTQILDAAATLISERGFTSTSVDDVIKGAKLSGKSHFYHYFKSKEELGYEVLNRQFERFAERGLAILREPMIDPLERLNLFIDAVVALQSESGGRRGSPFGNLAAELADAHEGFRVRIEAVFERWASQIRSLLWEARPQLHDDVDAVRLSRFIIAALEGAVLMTRVKRDLSVLEGIAEDLKRFIAMHVRDSAAMHVSRNLEFTGSSQHGIAGNMSVPSMAV, encoded by the coding sequence GTGGCCGGGCTTGCGCATTGGACCGTACGGTCCTATTATCACCACACGATGTCAGACCGCCGAACGCAAATCCTAGATGCAGCCGCCACGTTGATCTCCGAGCGAGGGTTCACCTCCACCTCGGTGGATGACGTGATCAAAGGCGCGAAACTCAGTGGCAAGAGCCACTTCTATCACTACTTCAAGTCGAAAGAAGAACTTGGCTATGAGGTGTTGAACCGTCAGTTCGAGCGTTTTGCCGAACGCGGTCTTGCCATTTTGCGCGAGCCGATGATCGACCCGCTAGAGCGGCTCAACCTGTTCATCGACGCCGTGGTGGCGCTGCAGTCGGAAAGTGGTGGCCGTCGGGGTTCACCGTTCGGAAATTTGGCGGCCGAGCTGGCCGACGCGCATGAGGGCTTCCGGGTCCGGATCGAAGCCGTGTTCGAACGCTGGGCCAGTCAAATCCGCTCGCTGCTGTGGGAGGCGCGTCCGCAGCTGCACGATGACGTAGACGCGGTGCGGTTGTCGCGATTCATCATTGCCGCGCTGGAAGGCGCGGTGCTGATGACGCGCGTGAAGCGCGATCTCTCGGTGCTTGAAGGCATCGCCGAGGATCTGAAACGGTTCATCGCGATGCATGTGCGCGATAGCGCGGCCATGCACGTCAGCCGGAACCTCGAGTTCACAGGATCCTCACAGCACGGCATTGCGGGGAACATGTCGGTTCCCTCGATGGCAGTATGA
- a CDS encoding GNAT family N-acetyltransferase, whose protein sequence is MSSPRQLVPGQQPSVQASLDRIDPCTVGTWRALYRQIGEPWHWHDRDAWDQGAMAAHLARPEIRIYRVKAELGPEWTDAAGFLELERHEDGSVEIAYIGLDQRVLGRRLGGWLVTQAVHTAFAWDAVRVWLHTCTLDAPAALPNYLARGFLITRAETYHTTGSSN, encoded by the coding sequence ATGTCCTCTCCTCGGCAACTGGTACCTGGGCAACAACCCAGCGTGCAGGCGTCGCTCGACCGGATCGACCCCTGTACCGTCGGCACGTGGCGCGCGCTCTACCGGCAAATCGGCGAGCCTTGGCACTGGCACGACCGCGACGCATGGGACCAAGGCGCCATGGCGGCGCATCTCGCTCGGCCGGAGATTCGGATCTATCGCGTAAAGGCCGAGCTCGGTCCCGAGTGGACGGACGCGGCTGGTTTTCTCGAACTGGAGCGACACGAAGACGGGTCGGTCGAGATCGCGTACATCGGACTCGACCAGCGCGTCCTTGGCCGCCGTCTCGGCGGATGGCTCGTCACGCAGGCCGTCCACACGGCGTTCGCGTGGGACGCCGTGCGGGTTTGGCTCCACACCTGCACCCTCGACGCGCCGGCGGCGCTCCCGAACTACCTCGCCCGTGGATTTTTGATCACACGTGCCGAGACTTACCACACGACCGGTTCGTCGAATTAG
- a CDS encoding FIST C-terminal domain-containing protein, whose translation MLVGSSLWMPASGWSIPLPAAPDTSVQLVLSFGPVEPPDSAWFSAIAERFPAAQHLYASGGGQIANGAVDDAHTVVTTVSFDHATLVPVVRDGVTVENSRAIGADIGAELTRIAGLRHVLIFAEGISINAAGFLDGLNPMLPQGVKVSGGLASNGILLTRSVIGLNDTPTTGRAVALGLVGESLVIGTGSVGGWDLFGPDRIVTRSTVAEVFELDGERALDVYSRYLGEFAKELPGSGLLFPLAVRSYKDGPISVRTLVGINEAEGSMRFAGDIPTGSIVRLMRTTTDKLIDGAAQAAELAHDGLAEGSSALTLCISCIGRRAVMRSRVEEEIEEVARLSGASTVVGFYSNGEIAPPSDGREFAAAVLHNQTMTVTTISEL comes from the coding sequence ATGCTCGTTGGTTCGTCGCTCTGGATGCCGGCCTCCGGCTGGTCCATACCGCTACCCGCTGCACCTGACACGTCCGTCCAACTCGTTCTGAGTTTTGGACCGGTCGAGCCTCCGGACAGCGCCTGGTTCTCCGCGATCGCCGAGCGATTCCCGGCCGCGCAGCACCTCTACGCCTCCGGCGGCGGACAGATCGCCAACGGTGCCGTGGACGACGCACATACCGTGGTGACCACCGTCTCCTTCGATCACGCCACGCTCGTTCCCGTCGTCCGTGACGGGGTCACGGTCGAGAACAGTCGCGCCATCGGTGCCGACATCGGCGCGGAACTCACGAGGATTGCCGGTCTTCGGCATGTGCTGATCTTCGCCGAAGGTATTTCCATTAACGCCGCCGGCTTCCTCGACGGTCTCAACCCGATGCTCCCTCAGGGCGTCAAGGTCAGCGGCGGGCTCGCGTCGAATGGCATTCTGCTCACGCGCTCGGTGATCGGCCTCAACGACACCCCCACGACCGGCCGCGCGGTCGCGCTCGGGCTCGTGGGCGAATCGCTGGTCATCGGCACCGGCTCAGTCGGAGGCTGGGACTTGTTCGGTCCCGATCGCATCGTGACACGCTCGACCGTGGCCGAAGTCTTTGAACTCGACGGCGAGCGCGCCCTCGACGTGTACTCCCGCTATCTCGGTGAGTTTGCCAAGGAACTACCCGGCAGTGGCCTGCTCTTCCCGCTCGCCGTGCGGTCGTACAAGGACGGACCGATTTCGGTACGCACGCTGGTTGGCATCAACGAGGCTGAAGGCTCCATGCGCTTTGCCGGCGACATCCCCACCGGCAGCATCGTGCGCCTCATGCGTACCACGACGGACAAGCTGATCGACGGTGCCGCGCAGGCCGCCGAGTTGGCTCACGACGGTCTCGCCGAGGGCAGTTCCGCACTCACGCTCTGCATCTCCTGCATTGGGCGCCGCGCCGTAATGCGCAGCCGCGTCGAGGAAGAGATCGAGGAGGTCGCGCGTCTGAGCGGTGCATCCACCGTCGTCGGATTCTACAGCAACGGGGAGATCGCGCCTCCCTCGGATGGTCGTGAATTCGCCGCTGCCGTGCTGCATAATCAGACGATGACCGTGACGACGATCTCGGAGCTCTGA
- a CDS encoding EAL domain-containing protein: MAWNHAAETTFGYEAKAVLGQPIESLRLCGGDECLLTPMLAPNVPLPESGAPMEAMMRARDGRVLDGEIVFHAVVLREREAVIVHVRDVTLERASVRARAESEARFRAFFEYAGIAIHVLSFDGIILEANPASQELLGYSPSEVVGRSAVSLSPEEDIEAARELGHDLRTGKRDSVTIERRFFHKEGHVVWGQLTVSRVTHGGDSRMIGMIQDITERKRMEGQLLKQAFQDDLTGLANRVLFRDRLRHALERRNRSNTRVAVILLDLDGFKRVNDSLGHAVGDELLQIVGRRIASTVRSGETVARLGGDEFSVVIESIEQGDDPEVLAERLLMLLRMPMRIGGREVVVGVSIGIAIADLLDDEETVLRNADTAMYAAKSSGKACVRRFDPTMHRDAMEWLELESDLRMGVDRHEFFLEFQPLMRIESGRVKGFEALIRWQHPKRGCITPGLFVPIAEETGMIVPLGRWVLMEACMQAARWTHYAAEPPSVSVNVAAKQLDGDSLMDDTRAALQVSGLDPSRLILEITESDVMRTPELALEKLNALKALGIKLAIDDFGTGYSSLSNLQFFPVDELKIDRSFVSRIEDGDREAAFVRTIVSLAKSMGIEVVAEGIEEVGQQQFLHSIGCDFGQGYLYSRSLPAGDVEAFVKQSKQVLPMLSSAGKKFA; encoded by the coding sequence ATCGCGTGGAACCACGCCGCCGAAACGACCTTCGGCTACGAGGCGAAGGCGGTGCTCGGTCAGCCGATCGAGAGCCTCCGGCTTTGCGGCGGCGACGAGTGCCTGCTTACGCCCATGCTCGCCCCAAACGTTCCACTTCCGGAGTCGGGAGCGCCGATGGAAGCGATGATGCGCGCCCGCGATGGGCGTGTACTTGATGGCGAGATCGTGTTCCACGCCGTCGTGTTGCGGGAGCGCGAAGCGGTGATCGTGCATGTGCGCGATGTCACGCTGGAGCGCGCGTCCGTCCGTGCTCGCGCTGAAAGTGAAGCCCGCTTCCGCGCGTTCTTCGAGTACGCCGGCATCGCGATTCACGTGTTGTCGTTTGACGGCATCATTCTCGAAGCGAACCCCGCCTCTCAGGAGCTCTTGGGATACTCACCGAGCGAAGTCGTTGGCCGATCGGCAGTCTCGTTGTCACCCGAGGAAGACATCGAGGCCGCGCGGGAACTCGGCCACGATCTTCGGACCGGGAAACGCGACTCGGTCACCATCGAGCGCCGCTTCTTCCACAAGGAAGGGCACGTGGTGTGGGGACAGCTCACGGTCTCCCGCGTGACGCACGGCGGCGACTCACGCATGATCGGCATGATTCAGGACATCACCGAGCGCAAGCGCATGGAAGGCCAGCTGCTCAAGCAGGCGTTCCAGGACGACTTGACCGGCCTTGCCAACCGCGTCCTCTTCCGCGATCGCTTGCGGCACGCGCTCGAGCGACGGAATCGTAGCAACACTCGAGTCGCCGTCATCCTGCTCGACCTCGACGGCTTCAAGCGCGTCAATGATTCGCTCGGTCACGCGGTCGGCGACGAGCTACTGCAGATCGTCGGACGCCGGATCGCCAGCACCGTTCGATCCGGTGAAACAGTCGCGCGCCTCGGTGGTGACGAGTTCTCCGTCGTCATTGAATCGATCGAACAGGGGGATGATCCAGAGGTGCTCGCGGAGCGCCTGCTGATGTTGCTCCGCATGCCCATGCGCATCGGGGGACGCGAAGTCGTCGTCGGCGTCAGCATCGGTATTGCGATCGCCGACCTGCTGGACGATGAGGAGACCGTACTGCGCAACGCGGACACCGCGATGTACGCCGCGAAGTCGTCGGGAAAGGCCTGCGTGCGACGCTTCGATCCCACGATGCACCGCGATGCGATGGAATGGCTGGAACTCGAGTCCGATCTGCGCATGGGTGTGGACCGGCACGAGTTCTTCCTCGAATTCCAGCCGCTCATGCGCATCGAGAGCGGCCGTGTGAAAGGCTTTGAGGCGTTGATCCGTTGGCAACATCCAAAGCGCGGGTGCATCACGCCGGGATTGTTCGTGCCGATCGCCGAGGAAACCGGCATGATCGTGCCGCTCGGGCGCTGGGTGCTGATGGAAGCATGCATGCAGGCGGCACGATGGACGCACTACGCCGCCGAGCCGCCATCCGTGAGTGTGAACGTGGCGGCGAAGCAACTCGACGGCGACAGCCTGATGGACGATACCAGGGCAGCGCTGCAGGTCTCCGGGCTCGACCCGAGTCGCCTGATTCTCGAGATCACCGAAAGCGACGTGATGCGCACGCCCGAGCTCGCGCTGGAAAAGCTGAATGCGCTCAAGGCGCTCGGCATCAAGCTCGCGATCGACGATTTCGGCACGGGCTACTCGTCGCTCAGCAACCTGCAGTTCTTCCCGGTGGACGAGCTCAAGATCGACCGTTCCTTCGTGTCGCGCATTGAGGACGGTGACCGTGAGGCCGCGTTCGTACGCACCATCGTGTCGCTCGCCAAATCGATGGGGATCGAAGTCGTGGCCGAAGGCATCGAGGAAGTCGGGCAACAGCAGTTCCTCCACTCGATCGGCTGCGATTTCGGACAGGGGTATCTGTACAGCCGTTCACTGCCGGCCGGCGACGTCGAGGCCTTCGTGAAGCAGTCGAAGCAAGTGCTCCCCATGTTGTCGTCGGCCGGGAAGAAGTTCGCGTAG
- a CDS encoding DEAD/DEAH box helicase, whose product MRTPRDRYLPPDRDAFVAAKPPTGRVIVIAPTRAACETIELAVGLHLDTFLERTRGDDLRRLASSGQGFGIVAGTGTGKTLAIRPIAETILGTTALKAGVVNREREATPETPSWNVVVITTGIARRWFQDGDIQPTDTLVVDEIHQTSAELELCLALGKRVGCRFIWLSATVDPTFYARYLESADVLQVSAFDATKAAKVEVERKQPLNFLDDKFLQKVSRSERGVAIFLPTRASVEEAAEWVRLRYPRITAAHYHGGEPIRVIRPFLEGVVPKPFFLAMTAAGQSALNVPGLDTVIIDDTRFTNVIDRGRNVLTRVHLGSNEILQMAGRVHGRVANGRVFILSDRDIRFETLKPTAPDFQLAGDSERVALTCADLGVQADALDLPVPLDRVAYRKAIAHLESRGLIENGRLTAYGKAVEALPVERAWGELIVNGDDELLPMLAVMSGIDSLHRMTREGRDLEGLVVRGSDHLTAYNVYADGFRAAGYIGEVYGLSRHMFDAERIAHWAEQRGVLVKSLEDAALAMASVYRSVGMPLPTTLPLVRHDVQRRFGDLLARFMPFDLVIEEQTTDGQEARVSKTSVCGSWGAVAGPLRYFADRFGVPRASIEGTQLSIELIKQYAQRHLPELALDPDRKQSPVLLRRRLTYFGFELARESEGLDEFPPEHAQAARHLLAEAAARNELRHASVRRNQPVVEEIREVWRRLGGVTPRLGQAELTAWYEQQMGTATNWESIRNIPMLIDRRDFVSHEQVAEARAMPGAVEIRDRTVPMDYDVEEHDGRLVPVVRLRVPEKVARTMVQEEVPSLDRPVRFVVPRGQRGSVRADTLADLQHKLDLPFTDDERTRTTEPKVERKGHDRGRGDARGGARGGERGGGKSGPGGHRHPGKGRRRR is encoded by the coding sequence GTGCGCACTCCTCGAGATCGTTACCTACCCCCCGACCGCGACGCCTTTGTCGCGGCCAAGCCGCCGACCGGGCGCGTCATCGTCATCGCACCGACCCGTGCGGCATGCGAGACGATCGAACTCGCGGTCGGCTTGCACCTCGACACGTTCCTCGAGCGTACGCGCGGGGATGACCTGCGGCGCCTGGCGTCGAGTGGGCAGGGGTTTGGCATCGTGGCCGGCACGGGCACCGGGAAGACGCTGGCGATTCGTCCCATCGCCGAAACGATTCTTGGCACGACCGCGCTGAAAGCGGGCGTGGTGAACCGCGAACGGGAAGCGACGCCGGAGACGCCGTCGTGGAACGTAGTGGTGATCACGACCGGCATCGCGCGCCGATGGTTTCAGGATGGCGACATCCAGCCGACCGACACGCTGGTCGTCGATGAGATTCACCAGACGAGCGCGGAGCTCGAACTGTGTCTCGCCCTCGGCAAGCGCGTGGGGTGCCGCTTTATCTGGTTGTCGGCGACGGTCGACCCGACGTTCTATGCGCGCTATCTCGAGAGCGCCGATGTGCTGCAGGTGTCGGCGTTCGATGCCACCAAGGCCGCAAAAGTCGAAGTCGAGCGTAAGCAGCCGCTGAATTTTCTTGACGACAAGTTCCTGCAGAAAGTGTCCCGCTCGGAGCGCGGCGTGGCGATCTTCCTGCCCACTCGCGCGTCGGTCGAGGAAGCGGCCGAGTGGGTGCGCCTACGCTATCCGCGCATTACGGCGGCGCACTATCACGGCGGCGAGCCGATTCGCGTGATCCGTCCATTCCTCGAGGGCGTGGTACCGAAACCGTTCTTTCTCGCGATGACGGCGGCCGGGCAGAGCGCATTGAATGTGCCTGGGCTCGACACGGTGATCATCGACGATACGCGGTTCACCAACGTGATCGACCGTGGAAGGAACGTGCTTACGCGTGTGCACCTCGGGTCGAACGAGATCCTGCAGATGGCCGGGCGCGTGCATGGCCGCGTGGCCAATGGTCGCGTGTTCATTCTGAGCGATCGTGACATCCGGTTCGAGACGCTCAAGCCCACGGCGCCGGACTTCCAGTTGGCGGGTGACTCCGAGCGCGTGGCCCTCACCTGCGCCGACCTAGGCGTGCAGGCGGACGCGCTCGACTTGCCGGTGCCGCTCGATCGCGTGGCGTATCGCAAGGCGATCGCGCATCTCGAGTCGCGTGGACTGATCGAAAACGGCCGACTGACCGCGTACGGCAAGGCCGTGGAAGCGTTGCCGGTGGAGCGCGCCTGGGGTGAGCTCATCGTGAACGGCGATGACGAACTGCTGCCGATGCTGGCGGTGATGAGCGGCATCGACTCGCTGCATCGCATGACGCGTGAAGGGCGCGATCTGGAAGGGTTGGTGGTGCGCGGCAGCGATCATCTCACGGCGTACAACGTCTACGCCGATGGCTTCCGTGCGGCCGGCTACATCGGGGAAGTGTACGGGCTGTCGCGGCACATGTTCGACGCCGAGCGGATCGCGCACTGGGCCGAGCAGCGCGGTGTGCTGGTGAAGTCGCTGGAAGATGCCGCGCTCGCGATGGCCAGCGTCTATCGCTCGGTCGGCATGCCGTTGCCGACCACGCTGCCCCTGGTGCGTCATGACGTACAGCGACGCTTCGGCGATCTGCTCGCGCGTTTCATGCCGTTCGATCTCGTGATCGAGGAGCAAACCACGGATGGTCAGGAAGCGCGCGTGTCGAAAACGAGCGTGTGCGGCAGCTGGGGCGCGGTGGCGGGCCCGCTACGCTACTTCGCCGATCGCTTCGGTGTGCCGCGGGCCAGCATCGAGGGCACGCAGCTCTCGATCGAACTGATCAAGCAGTACGCGCAGCGTCATTTGCCGGAGCTGGCCCTCGATCCTGACCGTAAGCAGTCGCCGGTGTTGTTGCGCCGACGGCTCACCTACTTCGGATTCGAACTCGCGCGCGAGAGTGAAGGACTGGACGAATTCCCACCAGAGCACGCGCAGGCCGCGCGACATCTGTTGGCCGAAGCGGCGGCGCGCAATGAATTGCGGCACGCCTCGGTGCGCCGGAATCAGCCAGTGGTCGAGGAGATCCGCGAAGTGTGGCGGCGCCTGGGCGGGGTCACTCCGCGTCTCGGGCAGGCGGAGCTCACCGCGTGGTACGAACAGCAGATGGGCACGGCCACGAACTGGGAGTCGATCCGGAATATCCCGATGCTGATTGATCGGCGGGATTTCGTGAGTCACGAGCAGGTGGCCGAGGCGCGCGCCATGCCGGGGGCCGTCGAGATCCGCGATCGCACGGTGCCGATGGACTATGACGTGGAGGAGCACGACGGACGTCTGGTGCCTGTGGTGCGGCTGCGGGTGCCGGAGAAGGTGGCGCGCACGATGGTGCAGGAGGAGGTGCCGTCACTCGATCGTCCGGTGCGCTTCGTGGTGCCGCGCGGGCAGCGCGGGTCGGTGCGGGCTGATACGCTCGCCGACTTGCAGCACAAGCTCGACTTGCCATTCACCGATGATGAACGCACCCGCACGACGGAGCCGAAGGTCGAGCGGAAAGGCCACGACCGCGGTCGCGGAGACGCTCGCGGAGGCGCTCGCGGAGGTGAGCGTGGTGGCGGTAAGAGCGGACCCGGCGGGCATCGTCACCCTGGGAAGGGGCGACGGCGACGCTGA
- a CDS encoding DNA-3-methyladenine glycosylase I, producing the protein MSTPVRCTWPVKALDVAYHDTEWGVPVHDDRTLFEFITLEGAQAGLSWSTVLAKRAHYRAAFQQWDVSAIAGFAPAQVDTLMQNAGLVRHRQKLVSTIGNARAFLAIQDAFGSFDAYLWRFVDGTPIDQRLTASSQMPTQTAISDAISKDLKARGFRFVGTTICYAYLQAVGLVNDHLVSCFRHDEVARDQNAHHRLDAR; encoded by the coding sequence ATGAGCACTCCGGTTCGCTGTACCTGGCCCGTCAAGGCACTGGACGTGGCGTATCACGATACGGAGTGGGGCGTACCGGTACATGACGACCGCACGCTGTTCGAGTTCATCACGCTCGAGGGGGCGCAGGCGGGACTGAGCTGGTCCACCGTGCTCGCCAAGCGCGCACACTATCGCGCCGCCTTTCAGCAGTGGGATGTCAGCGCCATTGCCGGGTTCGCACCGGCTCAGGTCGACACACTGATGCAGAACGCGGGGCTGGTGCGACATCGCCAGAAGCTGGTGAGTACCATCGGCAACGCCCGCGCCTTCCTCGCCATACAGGACGCGTTCGGGAGCTTCGACGCGTACCTCTGGCGCTTTGTTGACGGCACACCGATCGATCAGCGGCTCACAGCGTCGAGCCAGATGCCCACGCAGACCGCCATCTCCGATGCGATCTCCAAGGATCTCAAAGCGCGCGGATTTCGCTTCGTGGGCACCACCATCTGCTATGCGTACCTGCAGGCCGTCGGGCTGGTGAACGACCATCTGGTCTCGTGCTTTCGGCACGACGAGGTCGCCCGCGACCAGAACGCCCACCATCGACTCGACGCTCGCTGA
- a CDS encoding ATP-dependent 6-phosphofructokinase translates to MRIAISTGGGDAPGLNAVIRAAVLSARTRGWDVLGIKRGYAGLLGEDEIVPLTEETVRGIANQGGTIIKTTNRGSPFAYPILQPDGTWKNVDRSDELVENARNLGIEAIISIGGDGSLKIAAQLAAKGMRVISVPKTIDNDVPGTVTTFGFDTAVNTAMEAIDKLHTTAESHDRVMVLEVMGRDAGFIALHAGVAGTADVILIPEIEWEIQKVCEKIMDRDAAGRRFSIVVVAEGSKPKGGMESIIGASLPGQDRRLGGIAERMGYDIQRITGKETRSMVLGHLQRGGSPTGYDRLLATRFGAAAVQAVADKRWGHMVALQSPHLVTIPIADVLKETKRVDPAHDVVQAARMMGISFGD, encoded by the coding sequence ATGCGGATAGCGATTTCCACCGGCGGCGGCGACGCTCCGGGACTCAACGCCGTCATCCGGGCGGCAGTGCTCTCCGCCCGAACCCGCGGCTGGGACGTGCTTGGCATCAAGCGCGGCTACGCCGGGCTCCTTGGCGAAGACGAAATCGTCCCTCTCACCGAGGAGACGGTGCGCGGCATCGCCAATCAGGGCGGCACGATCATCAAGACGACCAATCGCGGCAGCCCGTTTGCGTATCCGATTCTGCAGCCCGACGGAACGTGGAAGAATGTCGATCGCTCCGATGAGCTCGTGGAGAATGCCCGCAATCTCGGCATCGAAGCGATCATCTCGATCGGCGGCGATGGCTCGTTGAAGATTGCGGCGCAGCTGGCGGCCAAGGGCATGCGCGTGATCAGCGTGCCGAAGACGATCGACAATGACGTGCCCGGCACGGTGACGACGTTCGGCTTCGACACCGCGGTGAATACGGCCATGGAAGCGATCGACAAGCTGCACACGACGGCGGAGTCGCACGATCGCGTCATGGTGCTGGAAGTCATGGGGCGTGACGCCGGATTCATCGCGCTGCACGCCGGAGTGGCAGGGACCGCCGACGTCATTCTGATTCCCGAAATCGAGTGGGAGATTCAGAAAGTCTGTGAGAAGATCATGGACCGGGACGCGGCCGGTCGGCGCTTCAGCATCGTGGTGGTCGCCGAAGGCTCGAAGCCCAAGGGTGGTATGGAGTCGATCATCGGCGCGTCGCTACCGGGGCAGGATCGTCGTCTGGGCGGGATCGCTGAACGCATGGGGTACGACATTCAGCGCATTACGGGCAAGGAAACCCGCTCCATGGTGCTGGGACATCTGCAACGCGGTGGATCACCCACCGGCTACGATCGACTGCTGGCCACCCGCTTCGGCGCCGCAGCCGTGCAGGCCGTGGCCGACAAGCGCTGGGGTCACATGGTCGCGCTACAGTCGCCGCACCTGGTCACCATCCCGATCGCCGACGTGCTCAAGGAAACGAAGCGCGTCGACCCGGCCCATGACGTGGTGCAGGCCGCCCGAATGATGGGTATTTCGTTTGGGGATTAA
- a CDS encoding GspH/FimT family pseudopilin translates to MHLSRRTDGLRQRRRGATLVEQLWLLVLTGALAALAITSGGKLFAALDVAMAAQETVDLLALARDHAIATGGRTAVRFDVTGTRVVVHAGRDTIAVGDFHGSGLTLEATRDSLSYAPSGLGVGAANLRLVLKRSARADTITVSRLGRVQRR, encoded by the coding sequence ATGCACCTTTCGCGCCGCACCGACGGCCTGCGCCAACGTCGACGCGGCGCGACGCTGGTCGAGCAGCTGTGGCTGCTCGTGCTCACTGGCGCCCTCGCCGCGCTCGCGATCACGTCGGGGGGCAAGCTGTTCGCGGCCCTCGATGTGGCGATGGCTGCCCAGGAAACTGTCGACCTGCTCGCACTGGCGCGTGATCACGCCATTGCCACCGGCGGCCGGACTGCGGTGCGCTTCGATGTGACCGGCACGCGTGTCGTCGTGCACGCGGGCCGCGACACCATCGCCGTGGGCGACTTCCATGGCAGCGGACTCACGCTCGAGGCCACGCGCGACTCGCTCAGCTATGCGCCATCAGGATTGGGCGTGGGGGCCGCGAATCTGCGACTCGTTCTTAAGCGAAGCGCCCGAGCCGACACCATTACGGTGTCGCGTCTCGGGCGCGTGCAACGACGATAG